The following are from one region of the Hippocampus zosterae strain Florida chromosome 9, ASM2543408v3, whole genome shotgun sequence genome:
- the LOC127607160 gene encoding uncharacterized protein LOC127607160 isoform X1, with product MIVDFRKHSSPQLPLTLSNCPVSTVETFKFLGITVSQDMKWEVNTISILKRAHQRMYFLRLLRKHGLPQFQFYTAVIESILCSSITVWFGAATKKDKTRLQRTVRTAEKIIGTTLPTLEDLHTARIQTRAEKILLDHPHPAHHLFQLLPSGSRYRSIRTKSSRHLNSFFPLAINSLNSHVVNLLVLQILLLVTLKWFNDFLHQLYKHHIVFYH from the coding sequence atgatcgtggacttcaggaaacattcttctccacagttgcccctaacactatccaactgccctgtgtcaaccgtcgagaccttcaagttcctgggaatcacagtctcccaggacatgaagtgggaggtcaacaccatctccatcctgaaaagggcccatcagaggatgtacttcctgaggctgctgaggaagcatggcctgccacagttccagttctacacggcagtcatcgaatcaatcctgtgttcttccatcacggtttggtttggggccgccacaaaaaaggacaaaacccgacttcaacggacagttaggacggcagaaaaaatcattggcaccaccctacccactcttgaggacttgcacactgcaagaatccagacaagggcagagaaaatcctcctggatcacccgcaccctgcccaccaccttttccagctactcccctcaggcagccGCTACAGATCCAtacgcaccaaatccagcagacacttaaacagcttcttccctctagccattaactccctaaacagtcacgtAGTCaatcttcttgtactacaaatactgctgctggtcactctaaaatggttcaatgattttctgcaccaactgtacaaacatcatattgtattctaccactga